The following coding sequences lie in one Populus trichocarpa isolate Nisqually-1 chromosome 14, P.trichocarpa_v4.1, whole genome shotgun sequence genomic window:
- the LOC7455428 gene encoding histone-lysine N-methyltransferase EZA1 isoform X1, whose amino-acid sequence MVSKSSDSASKFRVSFLTIFISLISKSDGEPSNNGIGNLTYKMNQLKKQIQAERVVSIKDKVERNRRKLVADVSQLRLATSRTFVGQNGVSKMISLRIGAPLCKYGGFAQGSGDRDLINGHEVAVSTSTKLPFVEKIPPYTTWIFLDKNQRMAEDQSVVGRRRIYYDRHGSEALICSDSEEDIEPEEEKHEFSEGEDRFLWMVFQELGLAEEVLNIVSQFIGVGTSEIQERCRMLAEKYSNDQNVKDSIDSVSERGISLEKSLSAALDSFDNLFCRRCLLFDCRLHGCSQTLINPSEKQSCWSEYEDDRKPCSDQCSLQLRVLKDLPEGSVNSPLHRTETATSAEEKKTAAASDAEEPSSVDLMIDERHISEKEINVISEAVGNLEPASGALNLDISAMVIHNQEYMRKRKVSQCTDIASDDSSKFPEDTQDFSKKQKRLLHLDVAAEDISSPDCGSTAKKATDQIEFQMTTKKTTNVSFEIASSGTEENIGDGSKDVFEVPEPKRSSSVERQVEGVLKKSEWKPIEKELYLKGVEIFGKNSCLIARNLLSGLKTCIEVSSYMRESGAMMPHRSVAPRSFLEDSGKIDIDYAEQDMPTRSRLLRRRGRARKLKYSWKSAGHPSFWKRIADCKNQSCKQYTPCGCQSMCGKQCPCLHNGTCCEKYCGCSKSCKNRFRGCHCAKSQCRSRQCPCFAAGRECDPDICRNCWVSCGDGSLGEPPKRGDGQCGNMRLLLRQQQRILLAKSDVAGWGAFLKKPVNKNDYLGEYTGELISHREADKRGKIYDRANSSFLFDLNDQFVLDAYRKGDKLKFANHSSNPNCYAKVMLVVGDHRVGIFANERIEASEELFYDYRYGPDQTPAWARKPEGSKRDDSTVSQGRAKKHQSH is encoded by the exons ATGGTGTCAAAATCAAGCGACTCTGCCTCTAAATTCAGAGTCAGTTTCCTCACTATATTCATTTCTCTGATATCT AAATCAGATGGAGAACCGTCAAATAACGGTATTGGAAACCTGACATACAAGATGAATcagcttaaaaaacaaattcaagcggAAAGGGTTGTTTCGATAAAG GATAAAGTTGAGAGAAACAGAAGGAAACTTGTAGCTGATGTTTCTCAGCTAAGATTAGCAACTTCAAGAACGTTTGTGGGGCAGAATGGAGTTTCTAAAATGATTTCTTTGAGGATCGGAGCTCCTCTTTGTAAGTATGGTGGATTCGCTCAAGGATCGGGTGATAGAGATCTTATCAATGGTCATGAAGTAGCAGTCTCAACAAGTACCAAGCTTCCGTTTGTAGAGAAGATACCTCCGTATACTACCTGGATATTTTTGGACAA GAATCAGAGGATGGCTGAAGACCAGTCAGTGGTTGGCAGGAGACGCATATACTATGATCGACATGGCAGTGAAGCTCTGATTTGTAGTGACAGCGAAGAAGACATAGAACCAGAGGAAGAGAAACATGAATTTTCTGAGGGCGAAGATCGCTTTTTGTG GATGGTCTTTCAGGAACTTGGACTAGCTGAGGAGGTGCTGAATATTGTTAGCCAGTTTATTGGAGTTGGCACTTCAGAAATCCAG GAGCGTTGTAGGATGCTCGCCGAAAAATATAGCAATGACCAAAATGTCAAAGATTCTATTGATTCAGTATCTGAGAGGGGCATATCTCTGGAAAAGAGCCTTAGTGCTGCTTTAGATTCTTTTGATAACCTATTCTGTCGCCGTTGCTTG CTATTTGACTGCCGCCTCCATGGCTGTTCCCAAACTTTGATCAATCCT AGTGAAAAGCAGTCATGCTGGTCTGAATATGAAGATGACAGGAAACCTTGCAGTGATCAATGTAGCCttcag CTAAGAGTTCTCAAAGACTTGCCTGAAGGTTCTGTTAATAGTCCCTTGCATAGGACAGAAACTGCAACTTCAGCAGAGGAAAAAAAGACTGCAGCAGCCTCAGATGCTGAAGAGCCAAGCAGTGTTGACCTCATGATAGATGAAAGACATATTtcagagaaagaaataaatgtTATTTCAGAAGCTGTTGGTAACTTGGAACCTGCTTCTGGAGCTCTGAATTTGGATATTTCTGCTATGGTGATACATAACCAAGAATACATGCGAAAGCGCAAAGTGTCACAATGTACAGATATAGCATCAGATGACTCGTCAAAGTTTCCTGAAGATACGCAGGATTTTAGTAAGAAACAGAAAAGATTATTGCATTTGGATGTCGCTGCTGAAGATATATCAAGTCCTGATTGCGGGTCAACTGCTAAAAAAGCAACTGATCAAATTGAATTTCAGATGACCACAAAAAAGACTACCAATGTTTCCTTTGAAATTGCTTCTTCTGGCACTGAGGAGAACATTGGGGATGGATCAAAGGATGTCTTTGAAGTGCCCGAACCAAAACGGTCATCCTCAGTAGAAAGACAAGTGGAAGGGGTTTTAAAAAAGTCTGAGTGGAAGCCTATTGAAAAAGAACTTTATCTAAAGGGAGTGGAGATATTCGGGAAAAACAG TTGTCTTATTGCAAGGAACTTACTTTCAGGCTTAAAGACTTGTATAGAGGTGTCCAGTTACATGCGTGAAAGTGGAGCTATGATGCCTCATAGATCTGTTGCACCAAGATCATTTCTAGAAGACAGTGGGAAGATTGATATAGATTATGCG GAGCAAGATATGCCAACAAGATCACGTTTACTTCGTAGGAGGGGAAGAGCACGGAAACTTAAATATTCTTGGAAGTCTGCTGGTCATCCATCATTTTGGAAAAGAATTGCTGATTGCAAAAATCAGTCCTGTAAGCAGTATACACCTTGTGGATGCCAGTCAATGTGTGGAAAACAGTGCCCTTGTCTGCATAATGGAACTTGCTGTGAGAAATATTGCGG GTGCTCGAAAAGTTGCAAAAATCGCTTCAGAGGATGCCACTGTGCAAAGAGCCAATGCAGAAGTCGACAATGCCCATGTTTTGCTGCTGGACGCGAATGTGACCCGGATATTTGTAGGAATTGTTGGGTTAG CTGTGGAGATGGTTCATTAGGAGAGCCTCCGAAACGAGGAGATGGCCAATGTGGAAACATGAGGCTTCTTCTAAGGCAGCAGCAGAGG ATCCTCTTGGCAAAATCTGATGTTGCTGGATGGGGAGCCTTTTTAAAG AAACCCGTCAACAAAAATGATTATCTTGGAGAATATACTGGTGAATTGATCTCTCATCGAGAAGCAGATAAGCGTGGGAAGATTTACGACCGTGCCAATTCATCATTCCTTTTTGACTTGAATGATCAG tttGTCCTTGATGCTTACCGGAAGGGGGATAAGCTGAAATTTGCGAACCATTCATCAAATCCTAATTGCTATGCAAAG GTAATGCTGGTAGTAGGAGACCATCGAGTAGGCATCTTTGCAAACGAGCGTATAGAAGCTAGCGAGGAGCTATTCTATGATTATCGTTATGGGCCAGACCAGACACCTGCATGGGCTCGAAAACCTGAAGGTTCCAAAAGAGATGATTCCACAGTTTCCCAAGGTAGAGCAAAGAAACACCAATCTCACTGA
- the LOC7455428 gene encoding histone-lysine N-methyltransferase EZA1 isoform X2: MVSKSSDSASKFRKSDGEPSNNGIGNLTYKMNQLKKQIQAERVVSIKDKVERNRRKLVADVSQLRLATSRTFVGQNGVSKMISLRIGAPLCKYGGFAQGSGDRDLINGHEVAVSTSTKLPFVEKIPPYTTWIFLDKNQRMAEDQSVVGRRRIYYDRHGSEALICSDSEEDIEPEEEKHEFSEGEDRFLWMVFQELGLAEEVLNIVSQFIGVGTSEIQERCRMLAEKYSNDQNVKDSIDSVSERGISLEKSLSAALDSFDNLFCRRCLLFDCRLHGCSQTLINPSEKQSCWSEYEDDRKPCSDQCSLQLRVLKDLPEGSVNSPLHRTETATSAEEKKTAAASDAEEPSSVDLMIDERHISEKEINVISEAVGNLEPASGALNLDISAMVIHNQEYMRKRKVSQCTDIASDDSSKFPEDTQDFSKKQKRLLHLDVAAEDISSPDCGSTAKKATDQIEFQMTTKKTTNVSFEIASSGTEENIGDGSKDVFEVPEPKRSSSVERQVEGVLKKSEWKPIEKELYLKGVEIFGKNSCLIARNLLSGLKTCIEVSSYMRESGAMMPHRSVAPRSFLEDSGKIDIDYAEQDMPTRSRLLRRRGRARKLKYSWKSAGHPSFWKRIADCKNQSCKQYTPCGCQSMCGKQCPCLHNGTCCEKYCGCSKSCKNRFRGCHCAKSQCRSRQCPCFAAGRECDPDICRNCWVSCGDGSLGEPPKRGDGQCGNMRLLLRQQQRILLAKSDVAGWGAFLKKPVNKNDYLGEYTGELISHREADKRGKIYDRANSSFLFDLNDQFVLDAYRKGDKLKFANHSSNPNCYAKVMLVVGDHRVGIFANERIEASEELFYDYRYGPDQTPAWARKPEGSKRDDSTVSQGRAKKHQSH, translated from the exons ATGGTGTCAAAATCAAGCGACTCTGCCTCTAAATTCAGA AAATCAGATGGAGAACCGTCAAATAACGGTATTGGAAACCTGACATACAAGATGAATcagcttaaaaaacaaattcaagcggAAAGGGTTGTTTCGATAAAG GATAAAGTTGAGAGAAACAGAAGGAAACTTGTAGCTGATGTTTCTCAGCTAAGATTAGCAACTTCAAGAACGTTTGTGGGGCAGAATGGAGTTTCTAAAATGATTTCTTTGAGGATCGGAGCTCCTCTTTGTAAGTATGGTGGATTCGCTCAAGGATCGGGTGATAGAGATCTTATCAATGGTCATGAAGTAGCAGTCTCAACAAGTACCAAGCTTCCGTTTGTAGAGAAGATACCTCCGTATACTACCTGGATATTTTTGGACAA GAATCAGAGGATGGCTGAAGACCAGTCAGTGGTTGGCAGGAGACGCATATACTATGATCGACATGGCAGTGAAGCTCTGATTTGTAGTGACAGCGAAGAAGACATAGAACCAGAGGAAGAGAAACATGAATTTTCTGAGGGCGAAGATCGCTTTTTGTG GATGGTCTTTCAGGAACTTGGACTAGCTGAGGAGGTGCTGAATATTGTTAGCCAGTTTATTGGAGTTGGCACTTCAGAAATCCAG GAGCGTTGTAGGATGCTCGCCGAAAAATATAGCAATGACCAAAATGTCAAAGATTCTATTGATTCAGTATCTGAGAGGGGCATATCTCTGGAAAAGAGCCTTAGTGCTGCTTTAGATTCTTTTGATAACCTATTCTGTCGCCGTTGCTTG CTATTTGACTGCCGCCTCCATGGCTGTTCCCAAACTTTGATCAATCCT AGTGAAAAGCAGTCATGCTGGTCTGAATATGAAGATGACAGGAAACCTTGCAGTGATCAATGTAGCCttcag CTAAGAGTTCTCAAAGACTTGCCTGAAGGTTCTGTTAATAGTCCCTTGCATAGGACAGAAACTGCAACTTCAGCAGAGGAAAAAAAGACTGCAGCAGCCTCAGATGCTGAAGAGCCAAGCAGTGTTGACCTCATGATAGATGAAAGACATATTtcagagaaagaaataaatgtTATTTCAGAAGCTGTTGGTAACTTGGAACCTGCTTCTGGAGCTCTGAATTTGGATATTTCTGCTATGGTGATACATAACCAAGAATACATGCGAAAGCGCAAAGTGTCACAATGTACAGATATAGCATCAGATGACTCGTCAAAGTTTCCTGAAGATACGCAGGATTTTAGTAAGAAACAGAAAAGATTATTGCATTTGGATGTCGCTGCTGAAGATATATCAAGTCCTGATTGCGGGTCAACTGCTAAAAAAGCAACTGATCAAATTGAATTTCAGATGACCACAAAAAAGACTACCAATGTTTCCTTTGAAATTGCTTCTTCTGGCACTGAGGAGAACATTGGGGATGGATCAAAGGATGTCTTTGAAGTGCCCGAACCAAAACGGTCATCCTCAGTAGAAAGACAAGTGGAAGGGGTTTTAAAAAAGTCTGAGTGGAAGCCTATTGAAAAAGAACTTTATCTAAAGGGAGTGGAGATATTCGGGAAAAACAG TTGTCTTATTGCAAGGAACTTACTTTCAGGCTTAAAGACTTGTATAGAGGTGTCCAGTTACATGCGTGAAAGTGGAGCTATGATGCCTCATAGATCTGTTGCACCAAGATCATTTCTAGAAGACAGTGGGAAGATTGATATAGATTATGCG GAGCAAGATATGCCAACAAGATCACGTTTACTTCGTAGGAGGGGAAGAGCACGGAAACTTAAATATTCTTGGAAGTCTGCTGGTCATCCATCATTTTGGAAAAGAATTGCTGATTGCAAAAATCAGTCCTGTAAGCAGTATACACCTTGTGGATGCCAGTCAATGTGTGGAAAACAGTGCCCTTGTCTGCATAATGGAACTTGCTGTGAGAAATATTGCGG GTGCTCGAAAAGTTGCAAAAATCGCTTCAGAGGATGCCACTGTGCAAAGAGCCAATGCAGAAGTCGACAATGCCCATGTTTTGCTGCTGGACGCGAATGTGACCCGGATATTTGTAGGAATTGTTGGGTTAG CTGTGGAGATGGTTCATTAGGAGAGCCTCCGAAACGAGGAGATGGCCAATGTGGAAACATGAGGCTTCTTCTAAGGCAGCAGCAGAGG ATCCTCTTGGCAAAATCTGATGTTGCTGGATGGGGAGCCTTTTTAAAG AAACCCGTCAACAAAAATGATTATCTTGGAGAATATACTGGTGAATTGATCTCTCATCGAGAAGCAGATAAGCGTGGGAAGATTTACGACCGTGCCAATTCATCATTCCTTTTTGACTTGAATGATCAG tttGTCCTTGATGCTTACCGGAAGGGGGATAAGCTGAAATTTGCGAACCATTCATCAAATCCTAATTGCTATGCAAAG GTAATGCTGGTAGTAGGAGACCATCGAGTAGGCATCTTTGCAAACGAGCGTATAGAAGCTAGCGAGGAGCTATTCTATGATTATCGTTATGGGCCAGACCAGACACCTGCATGGGCTCGAAAACCTGAAGGTTCCAAAAGAGATGATTCCACAGTTTCCCAAGGTAGAGCAAAGAAACACCAATCTCACTGA
- the LOC7455428 gene encoding histone-lysine N-methyltransferase EZA1 isoform X3, translated as MNQLKKQIQAERVVSIKDKVERNRRKLVADVSQLRLATSRTFVGQNGVSKMISLRIGAPLCKYGGFAQGSGDRDLINGHEVAVSTSTKLPFVEKIPPYTTWIFLDKNQRMAEDQSVVGRRRIYYDRHGSEALICSDSEEDIEPEEEKHEFSEGEDRFLWMVFQELGLAEEVLNIVSQFIGVGTSEIQERCRMLAEKYSNDQNVKDSIDSVSERGISLEKSLSAALDSFDNLFCRRCLLFDCRLHGCSQTLINPSEKQSCWSEYEDDRKPCSDQCSLQLRVLKDLPEGSVNSPLHRTETATSAEEKKTAAASDAEEPSSVDLMIDERHISEKEINVISEAVGNLEPASGALNLDISAMVIHNQEYMRKRKVSQCTDIASDDSSKFPEDTQDFSKKQKRLLHLDVAAEDISSPDCGSTAKKATDQIEFQMTTKKTTNVSFEIASSGTEENIGDGSKDVFEVPEPKRSSSVERQVEGVLKKSEWKPIEKELYLKGVEIFGKNSCLIARNLLSGLKTCIEVSSYMRESGAMMPHRSVAPRSFLEDSGKIDIDYAEQDMPTRSRLLRRRGRARKLKYSWKSAGHPSFWKRIADCKNQSCKQYTPCGCQSMCGKQCPCLHNGTCCEKYCGCSKSCKNRFRGCHCAKSQCRSRQCPCFAAGRECDPDICRNCWVSCGDGSLGEPPKRGDGQCGNMRLLLRQQQRILLAKSDVAGWGAFLKKPVNKNDYLGEYTGELISHREADKRGKIYDRANSSFLFDLNDQFVLDAYRKGDKLKFANHSSNPNCYAKVMLVVGDHRVGIFANERIEASEELFYDYRYGPDQTPAWARKPEGSKRDDSTVSQGRAKKHQSH; from the exons ATGAATcagcttaaaaaacaaattcaagcggAAAGGGTTGTTTCGATAAAG GATAAAGTTGAGAGAAACAGAAGGAAACTTGTAGCTGATGTTTCTCAGCTAAGATTAGCAACTTCAAGAACGTTTGTGGGGCAGAATGGAGTTTCTAAAATGATTTCTTTGAGGATCGGAGCTCCTCTTTGTAAGTATGGTGGATTCGCTCAAGGATCGGGTGATAGAGATCTTATCAATGGTCATGAAGTAGCAGTCTCAACAAGTACCAAGCTTCCGTTTGTAGAGAAGATACCTCCGTATACTACCTGGATATTTTTGGACAA GAATCAGAGGATGGCTGAAGACCAGTCAGTGGTTGGCAGGAGACGCATATACTATGATCGACATGGCAGTGAAGCTCTGATTTGTAGTGACAGCGAAGAAGACATAGAACCAGAGGAAGAGAAACATGAATTTTCTGAGGGCGAAGATCGCTTTTTGTG GATGGTCTTTCAGGAACTTGGACTAGCTGAGGAGGTGCTGAATATTGTTAGCCAGTTTATTGGAGTTGGCACTTCAGAAATCCAG GAGCGTTGTAGGATGCTCGCCGAAAAATATAGCAATGACCAAAATGTCAAAGATTCTATTGATTCAGTATCTGAGAGGGGCATATCTCTGGAAAAGAGCCTTAGTGCTGCTTTAGATTCTTTTGATAACCTATTCTGTCGCCGTTGCTTG CTATTTGACTGCCGCCTCCATGGCTGTTCCCAAACTTTGATCAATCCT AGTGAAAAGCAGTCATGCTGGTCTGAATATGAAGATGACAGGAAACCTTGCAGTGATCAATGTAGCCttcag CTAAGAGTTCTCAAAGACTTGCCTGAAGGTTCTGTTAATAGTCCCTTGCATAGGACAGAAACTGCAACTTCAGCAGAGGAAAAAAAGACTGCAGCAGCCTCAGATGCTGAAGAGCCAAGCAGTGTTGACCTCATGATAGATGAAAGACATATTtcagagaaagaaataaatgtTATTTCAGAAGCTGTTGGTAACTTGGAACCTGCTTCTGGAGCTCTGAATTTGGATATTTCTGCTATGGTGATACATAACCAAGAATACATGCGAAAGCGCAAAGTGTCACAATGTACAGATATAGCATCAGATGACTCGTCAAAGTTTCCTGAAGATACGCAGGATTTTAGTAAGAAACAGAAAAGATTATTGCATTTGGATGTCGCTGCTGAAGATATATCAAGTCCTGATTGCGGGTCAACTGCTAAAAAAGCAACTGATCAAATTGAATTTCAGATGACCACAAAAAAGACTACCAATGTTTCCTTTGAAATTGCTTCTTCTGGCACTGAGGAGAACATTGGGGATGGATCAAAGGATGTCTTTGAAGTGCCCGAACCAAAACGGTCATCCTCAGTAGAAAGACAAGTGGAAGGGGTTTTAAAAAAGTCTGAGTGGAAGCCTATTGAAAAAGAACTTTATCTAAAGGGAGTGGAGATATTCGGGAAAAACAG TTGTCTTATTGCAAGGAACTTACTTTCAGGCTTAAAGACTTGTATAGAGGTGTCCAGTTACATGCGTGAAAGTGGAGCTATGATGCCTCATAGATCTGTTGCACCAAGATCATTTCTAGAAGACAGTGGGAAGATTGATATAGATTATGCG GAGCAAGATATGCCAACAAGATCACGTTTACTTCGTAGGAGGGGAAGAGCACGGAAACTTAAATATTCTTGGAAGTCTGCTGGTCATCCATCATTTTGGAAAAGAATTGCTGATTGCAAAAATCAGTCCTGTAAGCAGTATACACCTTGTGGATGCCAGTCAATGTGTGGAAAACAGTGCCCTTGTCTGCATAATGGAACTTGCTGTGAGAAATATTGCGG GTGCTCGAAAAGTTGCAAAAATCGCTTCAGAGGATGCCACTGTGCAAAGAGCCAATGCAGAAGTCGACAATGCCCATGTTTTGCTGCTGGACGCGAATGTGACCCGGATATTTGTAGGAATTGTTGGGTTAG CTGTGGAGATGGTTCATTAGGAGAGCCTCCGAAACGAGGAGATGGCCAATGTGGAAACATGAGGCTTCTTCTAAGGCAGCAGCAGAGG ATCCTCTTGGCAAAATCTGATGTTGCTGGATGGGGAGCCTTTTTAAAG AAACCCGTCAACAAAAATGATTATCTTGGAGAATATACTGGTGAATTGATCTCTCATCGAGAAGCAGATAAGCGTGGGAAGATTTACGACCGTGCCAATTCATCATTCCTTTTTGACTTGAATGATCAG tttGTCCTTGATGCTTACCGGAAGGGGGATAAGCTGAAATTTGCGAACCATTCATCAAATCCTAATTGCTATGCAAAG GTAATGCTGGTAGTAGGAGACCATCGAGTAGGCATCTTTGCAAACGAGCGTATAGAAGCTAGCGAGGAGCTATTCTATGATTATCGTTATGGGCCAGACCAGACACCTGCATGGGCTCGAAAACCTGAAGGTTCCAAAAGAGATGATTCCACAGTTTCCCAAGGTAGAGCAAAGAAACACCAATCTCACTGA
- the LOC7455428 gene encoding histone-lysine N-methyltransferase EZA1 isoform X4, with product MAEDQSVVGRRRIYYDRHGSEALICSDSEEDIEPEEEKHEFSEGEDRFLWMVFQELGLAEEVLNIVSQFIGVGTSEIQERCRMLAEKYSNDQNVKDSIDSVSERGISLEKSLSAALDSFDNLFCRRCLLFDCRLHGCSQTLINPSEKQSCWSEYEDDRKPCSDQCSLQLRVLKDLPEGSVNSPLHRTETATSAEEKKTAAASDAEEPSSVDLMIDERHISEKEINVISEAVGNLEPASGALNLDISAMVIHNQEYMRKRKVSQCTDIASDDSSKFPEDTQDFSKKQKRLLHLDVAAEDISSPDCGSTAKKATDQIEFQMTTKKTTNVSFEIASSGTEENIGDGSKDVFEVPEPKRSSSVERQVEGVLKKSEWKPIEKELYLKGVEIFGKNSCLIARNLLSGLKTCIEVSSYMRESGAMMPHRSVAPRSFLEDSGKIDIDYAEQDMPTRSRLLRRRGRARKLKYSWKSAGHPSFWKRIADCKNQSCKQYTPCGCQSMCGKQCPCLHNGTCCEKYCGCSKSCKNRFRGCHCAKSQCRSRQCPCFAAGRECDPDICRNCWVSCGDGSLGEPPKRGDGQCGNMRLLLRQQQRILLAKSDVAGWGAFLKKPVNKNDYLGEYTGELISHREADKRGKIYDRANSSFLFDLNDQFVLDAYRKGDKLKFANHSSNPNCYAKVMLVVGDHRVGIFANERIEASEELFYDYRYGPDQTPAWARKPEGSKRDDSTVSQGRAKKHQSH from the exons ATGGCTGAAGACCAGTCAGTGGTTGGCAGGAGACGCATATACTATGATCGACATGGCAGTGAAGCTCTGATTTGTAGTGACAGCGAAGAAGACATAGAACCAGAGGAAGAGAAACATGAATTTTCTGAGGGCGAAGATCGCTTTTTGTG GATGGTCTTTCAGGAACTTGGACTAGCTGAGGAGGTGCTGAATATTGTTAGCCAGTTTATTGGAGTTGGCACTTCAGAAATCCAG GAGCGTTGTAGGATGCTCGCCGAAAAATATAGCAATGACCAAAATGTCAAAGATTCTATTGATTCAGTATCTGAGAGGGGCATATCTCTGGAAAAGAGCCTTAGTGCTGCTTTAGATTCTTTTGATAACCTATTCTGTCGCCGTTGCTTG CTATTTGACTGCCGCCTCCATGGCTGTTCCCAAACTTTGATCAATCCT AGTGAAAAGCAGTCATGCTGGTCTGAATATGAAGATGACAGGAAACCTTGCAGTGATCAATGTAGCCttcag CTAAGAGTTCTCAAAGACTTGCCTGAAGGTTCTGTTAATAGTCCCTTGCATAGGACAGAAACTGCAACTTCAGCAGAGGAAAAAAAGACTGCAGCAGCCTCAGATGCTGAAGAGCCAAGCAGTGTTGACCTCATGATAGATGAAAGACATATTtcagagaaagaaataaatgtTATTTCAGAAGCTGTTGGTAACTTGGAACCTGCTTCTGGAGCTCTGAATTTGGATATTTCTGCTATGGTGATACATAACCAAGAATACATGCGAAAGCGCAAAGTGTCACAATGTACAGATATAGCATCAGATGACTCGTCAAAGTTTCCTGAAGATACGCAGGATTTTAGTAAGAAACAGAAAAGATTATTGCATTTGGATGTCGCTGCTGAAGATATATCAAGTCCTGATTGCGGGTCAACTGCTAAAAAAGCAACTGATCAAATTGAATTTCAGATGACCACAAAAAAGACTACCAATGTTTCCTTTGAAATTGCTTCTTCTGGCACTGAGGAGAACATTGGGGATGGATCAAAGGATGTCTTTGAAGTGCCCGAACCAAAACGGTCATCCTCAGTAGAAAGACAAGTGGAAGGGGTTTTAAAAAAGTCTGAGTGGAAGCCTATTGAAAAAGAACTTTATCTAAAGGGAGTGGAGATATTCGGGAAAAACAG TTGTCTTATTGCAAGGAACTTACTTTCAGGCTTAAAGACTTGTATAGAGGTGTCCAGTTACATGCGTGAAAGTGGAGCTATGATGCCTCATAGATCTGTTGCACCAAGATCATTTCTAGAAGACAGTGGGAAGATTGATATAGATTATGCG GAGCAAGATATGCCAACAAGATCACGTTTACTTCGTAGGAGGGGAAGAGCACGGAAACTTAAATATTCTTGGAAGTCTGCTGGTCATCCATCATTTTGGAAAAGAATTGCTGATTGCAAAAATCAGTCCTGTAAGCAGTATACACCTTGTGGATGCCAGTCAATGTGTGGAAAACAGTGCCCTTGTCTGCATAATGGAACTTGCTGTGAGAAATATTGCGG GTGCTCGAAAAGTTGCAAAAATCGCTTCAGAGGATGCCACTGTGCAAAGAGCCAATGCAGAAGTCGACAATGCCCATGTTTTGCTGCTGGACGCGAATGTGACCCGGATATTTGTAGGAATTGTTGGGTTAG CTGTGGAGATGGTTCATTAGGAGAGCCTCCGAAACGAGGAGATGGCCAATGTGGAAACATGAGGCTTCTTCTAAGGCAGCAGCAGAGG ATCCTCTTGGCAAAATCTGATGTTGCTGGATGGGGAGCCTTTTTAAAG AAACCCGTCAACAAAAATGATTATCTTGGAGAATATACTGGTGAATTGATCTCTCATCGAGAAGCAGATAAGCGTGGGAAGATTTACGACCGTGCCAATTCATCATTCCTTTTTGACTTGAATGATCAG tttGTCCTTGATGCTTACCGGAAGGGGGATAAGCTGAAATTTGCGAACCATTCATCAAATCCTAATTGCTATGCAAAG GTAATGCTGGTAGTAGGAGACCATCGAGTAGGCATCTTTGCAAACGAGCGTATAGAAGCTAGCGAGGAGCTATTCTATGATTATCGTTATGGGCCAGACCAGACACCTGCATGGGCTCGAAAACCTGAAGGTTCCAAAAGAGATGATTCCACAGTTTCCCAAGGTAGAGCAAAGAAACACCAATCTCACTGA
- the LOC18105272 gene encoding protein trichome birefringence-like 6, translated as MLDLIRGKRLVFVGDSINRDRWESVLCMLMGAVKDPKKVYETHGRKITMEKGNYSFKINYYQEGNQVHPQLDVSIAFRRAPMTWASWVDRHINPRKTESFLSKGGKWNSGGHCKEATQPLNETSSMGYREKNSVVEEIIEHKKTPVTFLNITIFSGFWIDCHPSIYAGKRSSIQDCSHRCVPGVPDTWNEFLQACSVSETQGNSRFLSFAKEAEVFG; from the exons ATGCTGGATTTGATTAGAGGGAAGAGGCTAGTTTTTGTTGGCGATTCAATTAACAGGGATCGATGGGAATCGGTGCTGTGTATGTTAATGGGAGCTGTTAAAGATCCGAAGAAGGTTTACGAGACCCATGGAAGGAAAATCACCATGGAGAAAGGGAATTATAGCTTCAA GATCAACTATTACCAGGAAGGTAACCAAGTTCATCCCCAGCTTGATGTGTCTATAGCTTTCAGAAGAGCTCCGATGACTTGGGCATCGTGGGTTGATAGACACATTAATCCGAGAAAGACTGAAAGTTTTCTTTCGAA GGGCGGAAAATGGAATTCGGGTGGGCATTGCAAGGAAGCTACTCAACCTCTCAATGAAACTTCAAGTATGGGCTACCGTGAAAAGAATTCCGTTGTAGAAGAGATTATCGAGCACAAGAAAACTCCAGTAACTTTCTTAAATATAACCATTTTCTCTGGATTTTGGATAGATTGTCATCCATCCATATATGCTGGTAAGCGCTCGAGCATTCAAGATTGCAGCCACCGGTGTGTTCCTGGTGTTCCAGATACGTGgaatgaattttt GCAGGCATGTAGCGTCTCAGAAACACAGGGAAATTctcgttttctttcttttgcgaAGGAGGCTGAGGTGTTTGGTTGA